A stretch of the Streptomyces venezuelae genome encodes the following:
- a CDS encoding phosphoglycerate mutase family protein produces the protein MADASVPAGPRRRTVLAALAPLAAGLAGCSAEDPARGPAAGPPQAEVKDTLIMLIRHAEKPYAGDTGEDEEGNDDPGSLAGRGHRRAEELPRLFAPDRGAVLPRPAAVFAPAGPVARSRQTVAGLAEALGLPVRAEIPAGKEAALARAALAAPAPVLICWEHTGIPRLIHALGADRVPSVPSGWPDRHDLVWLFTRRRGEWSFRELGQRLLPGDA, from the coding sequence ATGGCAGACGCATCCGTCCCGGCCGGCCCCCGGCGCCGCACCGTGCTGGCCGCGCTCGCCCCGCTCGCGGCCGGCCTGGCCGGCTGTTCCGCCGAGGACCCCGCCCGCGGACCGGCCGCCGGTCCGCCGCAGGCAGAGGTCAAGGACACCCTGATCATGCTGATCCGGCACGCGGAGAAGCCGTACGCGGGTGACACCGGCGAGGACGAGGAAGGCAACGACGACCCCGGATCGCTGGCCGGCCGCGGGCACCGCCGCGCGGAGGAACTGCCCCGGCTGTTCGCACCGGACCGCGGGGCCGTGCTGCCCCGGCCGGCCGCCGTGTTCGCCCCGGCCGGGCCGGTCGCCCGGTCCCGCCAGACCGTGGCCGGCCTGGCCGAGGCGCTGGGCCTGCCGGTCCGCGCGGAGATCCCCGCCGGCAAGGAGGCGGCCCTGGCCCGTGCCGCCCTGGCCGCCCCCGCGCCGGTCCTGATCTGCTGGGAGCACACCGGCATCCCCCGGCTGATCCACGCGCTGGGCGCGGACCGGGTGCCCTCCGTGCCGTCCGGCTGGCCGGACCGCCACGACCTGGTGTGGCTGTTCACCCGCCGCCGCGGCGAATGGAGCTTCCGCGAACTGGGCCAACGCCTCCTCCCCGGCGACGCGTAG
- a CDS encoding stealth family protein: protein MRGKNCLPLPQKIRRVARAVLSRTPGAIAVLRSAVPSQPGADRRERLTDPAAGAAPAPPKTREDELLEALPGVVRHRGRLARIRDDLLPGAARDGNLRAAAEVLEAAGLTYGLVPDGGLLHRVAVAPGDREPALKAWAEAFTGLPVYAQLLGDEGELGNVLAERLPEAVAEIENRPADAADAADTADTATDEPPAAGVRVKGIRLYQPVVTTGRTLHYGSDHGCELEFWDPDGDGTGGIAALRETPYGWWVPSLEATATTRVGDRDYPVVDAFARSFAADVDFPVDAVITWVDAADPAWNRRRLEARAALDGPDGATPFDDADHRYRDRGELRYCLRAIAAYAPWIRRIFLVTDNPTPDWLVTDHPGLTVVRHEELFADPAALPVFNSHAIETQLHRIPGLAEHFLYFNDDIFVGRPQQPAGYYLPSGLPKVFHDWRAIPPDTAGAEDDVYTASQKATRHAVEEAAGRTYVRILAHTPYPLSRSLCAAAEERFPEQLAATSRSAFRSATDLAPVTLALHLGLATGRAVEGDLAHEYFGTGWKDDIHRLPDLVHHRWADAFCLADDAGDELTPAEQQRAVAAFLEAYYPVPSPYERPDAGPGAPIG, encoded by the coding sequence ATGCGTGGCAAGAACTGCCTTCCGTTGCCGCAGAAGATCCGTCGCGTGGCGCGGGCGGTGCTCAGCCGGACCCCGGGAGCCATTGCCGTCCTGCGGTCCGCCGTACCGTCCCAGCCCGGCGCCGACCGGCGAGAACGGCTGACCGACCCGGCCGCCGGGGCGGCGCCCGCGCCGCCGAAGACCCGCGAGGACGAGCTGCTGGAGGCGCTGCCCGGGGTGGTCCGCCACCGCGGCCGGCTCGCCCGGATCCGCGACGACCTGCTGCCCGGCGCCGCCCGCGACGGCAACCTGCGCGCCGCCGCCGAGGTCCTGGAGGCGGCCGGGCTGACCTACGGCCTGGTACCGGACGGCGGCCTGCTGCACCGGGTCGCGGTCGCCCCCGGAGACCGGGAGCCGGCGCTCAAGGCCTGGGCCGAGGCGTTCACCGGCCTGCCGGTGTACGCGCAGCTCCTCGGCGACGAGGGGGAGCTCGGGAACGTCCTGGCGGAACGCCTTCCGGAGGCGGTCGCGGAGATCGAGAATCGGCCCGCAGACGCAGCAGACGCAGCAGACACAGCAGATACAGCCACCGACGAGCCGCCCGCCGCAGGCGTCCGCGTCAAGGGCATCCGCCTCTACCAGCCCGTCGTCACCACCGGCCGCACCCTCCACTACGGCTCCGACCACGGCTGCGAGCTGGAGTTCTGGGACCCGGACGGCGACGGCACCGGCGGTATCGCCGCCCTCCGTGAAACCCCCTACGGCTGGTGGGTGCCCTCCCTGGAGGCCACCGCCACCACCCGCGTCGGAGACCGCGACTACCCGGTCGTCGACGCCTTCGCCCGCAGCTTTGCCGCCGACGTCGACTTCCCCGTCGACGCCGTGATCACCTGGGTGGACGCCGCCGACCCCGCATGGAACCGGCGTCGGCTTGAGGCCCGCGCCGCCCTGGACGGCCCCGACGGCGCCACCCCCTTCGACGACGCCGACCACCGCTACCGCGACCGCGGCGAGCTGCGCTACTGCCTGCGCGCCATCGCCGCCTACGCGCCCTGGATCCGCCGGATCTTCCTGGTCACCGACAACCCCACCCCCGACTGGCTGGTCACCGACCACCCCGGCCTCACGGTGGTGCGCCACGAGGAGCTCTTCGCCGATCCGGCGGCCCTCCCCGTCTTCAACTCGCACGCCATCGAAACCCAGCTGCACCGCATCCCCGGGCTGGCCGAGCACTTCCTCTACTTCAACGACGACATCTTCGTGGGCCGCCCCCAGCAGCCCGCCGGCTACTACCTCCCCTCCGGCCTGCCCAAGGTGTTCCACGACTGGCGGGCCATCCCGCCGGACACGGCGGGCGCCGAGGACGACGTCTACACCGCCTCGCAGAAGGCCACCCGGCACGCCGTGGAAGAAGCCGCAGGCCGTACGTACGTCCGCATCCTGGCGCACACCCCCTACCCGCTGAGCCGCTCCCTCTGCGCCGCCGCCGAGGAGCGCTTCCCCGAGCAGCTCGCCGCCACCAGCCGCTCCGCCTTCCGCAGCGCCACCGACCTGGCCCCGGTCACACTCGCCCTGCACCTCGGCCTGGCCACCGGCCGCGCCGTCGAGGGCGACCTCGCCCACGAGTACTTCGGGACCGGCTGGAAGGACGACATCCACCGGCTCCCGGACCTGGTCCACCACCGCTGGGCCGATGCCTTCTGCCTGGCCGACGACGCCGGGGACGAGCTGACCCCGGCCGAGCAGCAGCGGGCCGTGGCCGCCTTCCTGGAGGCGTACTACCCGGTCCCCTCCCCGTACGAGCGCCCGGACGCCGGGCCGGGTGCGCCGATCGGCTGA